The following proteins are encoded in a genomic region of Cryptomeria japonica chromosome 11, Sugi_1.0, whole genome shotgun sequence:
- the LOC131859906 gene encoding uncharacterized protein LOC131859906, whose product MSGRQVPKAKTKEDGDLVDINPRPHLQEYQRQKNVQRGVERLDRHSSKGYLGLPSKKGHGGKYTWEGPNPDGIVDLPPDALDEGDPNYIDEAQEEGERGFVEAAKAPAAPQGVARVEIVQTLKHPNPAF is encoded by the coding sequence ATGAGCGGAAGGCAAGTCCCAAAGGCGAAGACGAAGGAGGACGGGGATTTGGTGGATATTAATCCGCGGCCTCACCTGCAAGAATACCAGAGACAGAAGAATGTACAGAGAGGAGTGGAGCGGCTGGATCGGCACTCTTCGAAGGGATACCTAGGGCTTCCTTCAAAGAAAGGCCATGGCGGAAAGTACACATGGGAGGGCCCTAATCCCGATGGCATTGTTGATCTTCCTCCCGATGCTTTAGACGAGGGCGATCCCAATTACATCGACGAAGCGCAGGAAGAAGGAGAGAGGGGGTTTGTTGAAGCGGCCAAAGCCCCTGCTGCTCCGCAGGGGGTCGCTAGGGTTGAGATCGTTCAAACCCTAAAACATCCCAACCCTGCCTTTTAA